In the genome of Halostella limicola, one region contains:
- a CDS encoding zinc-dependent alcohol dehydrogenase, with translation MTGRSLRFTASRSVEVRERPVPDPDDDEVLVETTASAISPGTELLIYRGEAPTEMEADETIDALAGDLSFPLSYGYAAVGRVAEVGREVDEAWRDRRVFAFNPHESHFVAGPDDLIPVPEERSDAEAAMLPNVETAVNFALDARPRVGERVAVFGQGVVGLLTTAVLASFPLASLRTADCYETRRATSEALGADESVDPARDDVVERLRGDDGEGADGADLSVELSGDPAALDRAIDVTGFDGRVVVGSWYGTKRADLDLGGRFHRSRIELMSSQVSTVDPELRGRWTSERRIETAWDRLDRIDVDRLITHRVPIEDASEAYRLLDERPDEAIGVLLTY, from the coding sequence ATGACGGGCCGGTCGCTCCGTTTCACTGCGTCGCGGTCGGTCGAAGTGCGCGAGCGTCCGGTTCCCGACCCGGACGACGACGAAGTGCTCGTCGAGACGACCGCGTCGGCGATCAGCCCGGGCACCGAACTGCTGATCTACCGGGGCGAAGCGCCGACCGAGATGGAGGCCGACGAGACGATCGACGCGCTGGCGGGCGACCTCTCCTTCCCGCTGTCGTACGGCTACGCGGCCGTCGGTCGGGTCGCCGAGGTCGGCCGCGAGGTCGACGAGGCGTGGCGCGACCGCCGCGTGTTCGCGTTCAACCCGCACGAGAGCCACTTCGTCGCCGGCCCGGACGACCTGATCCCCGTGCCGGAGGAGCGCTCCGACGCGGAGGCGGCGATGCTGCCGAACGTCGAGACCGCGGTGAACTTCGCACTGGACGCCCGTCCGCGCGTCGGCGAGCGGGTCGCCGTCTTCGGCCAGGGCGTCGTCGGCCTGCTCACCACCGCCGTCCTCGCTTCGTTCCCGCTGGCGTCGCTTCGCACCGCCGACTGCTACGAGACGCGGCGCGCGACCTCGGAGGCGCTCGGCGCGGACGAGAGCGTCGACCCCGCCCGCGACGACGTGGTCGAGCGACTGCGCGGCGACGACGGCGAGGGGGCAGACGGCGCCGACCTCTCGGTCGAGCTGTCGGGCGACCCCGCCGCGCTGGACCGGGCGATCGACGTGACGGGGTTCGACGGGCGCGTCGTCGTCGGGTCGTGGTACGGCACCAAGCGCGCCGACCTCGATCTGGGCGGCCGGTTCCACCGCAGCCGCATCGAGCTAATGAGCAGCCAGGTGAGCACCGTCGACCCGGAGCTTCGCGGCCGCTGGACGAGCGAGCGCCGGATCGAGACGGCGTGGGACCGGCTCGACCGGATCGACGTGGACCGCCTGATCACGCACAGAGTGCCGATCGAGGACGCGTCCGAGGCGTACCGCCTGCTAGACGAACGGCCGGACGAGGCCATCGGAGTCCTCCTCACGTACTGA
- a CDS encoding DoxX family protein produces MTDGDTVRRWLPLLFRAVVLAVVGPAALEKAIDYGGQVAFFESLGVPAPTAMVAVVGATEAVTTALVAVGTLGRVAGLVLAVVMVSAAAFGGPNAANLAALVAALGVAALGTGAYSLGPSTAELLGRGD; encoded by the coding sequence ATGACCGACGGCGACACGGTCCGACGGTGGCTCCCGCTCCTCTTCCGCGCGGTCGTGCTCGCCGTGGTCGGCCCGGCCGCCCTCGAAAAGGCGATCGACTACGGCGGGCAGGTCGCCTTCTTCGAGAGCCTCGGCGTCCCCGCCCCGACCGCGATGGTCGCCGTCGTGGGCGCGACGGAGGCGGTGACGACGGCGCTCGTCGCCGTCGGAACGCTCGGGCGGGTCGCCGGCCTCGTCCTCGCCGTCGTCATGGTCTCGGCGGCCGCGTTCGGCGGCCCGAACGCGGCCAACCTCGCGGCGCTGGTCGCCGCCCTCGGCGTGGCCGCCCTCGGCACCGGCGCGTACTCGCTCGGCCCGTCGACCGCCGAACTGCTCGGGCGCGGGGACTAG
- a CDS encoding CDP-alcohol phosphatidyltransferase family protein — MSGFRNRDASRRSRRASLWLRWTGTAALAACALGAAAVALDALWPSGRVARWTAVTLALVAVELALLGYGLGRNRRGPGGPLLPDLGVANAVTLARGLLVAGVGGFLLVDAPGGLVWVPGTLFLAAVALDGADGVAARRLGRVTELGTFLDVEFDSLGLLVGVLVGIVWGQLPPWYLLAGLARYAFAAGAAARRRRGLPVHDLPDSARRRVLAVVQMLVVGAVLLPVVGPPATWAVATAALVPFLWGFWIDWRALCRGADR, encoded by the coding sequence GTGAGTGGATTCCGGAACCGCGACGCGTCACGCCGGTCCCGGCGCGCGTCGCTGTGGCTCCGCTGGACCGGAACGGCGGCCCTCGCGGCGTGCGCGCTCGGCGCGGCCGCGGTCGCCCTCGATGCCCTCTGGCCGTCGGGCCGCGTCGCGCGCTGGACCGCGGTCACGCTCGCGCTCGTCGCCGTCGAACTGGCACTGCTCGGTTACGGCCTCGGCCGGAACCGGCGCGGCCCGGGCGGGCCGTTGCTCCCCGACCTCGGCGTCGCCAACGCGGTGACGCTCGCTCGGGGGCTGCTCGTCGCCGGCGTCGGCGGCTTCCTCCTCGTCGACGCGCCCGGCGGCCTCGTCTGGGTCCCGGGGACTCTCTTCCTCGCCGCGGTCGCCCTCGACGGCGCGGACGGCGTCGCCGCCCGGCGGCTCGGCCGCGTGACGGAACTCGGCACCTTCCTCGACGTGGAGTTCGACTCGCTGGGGCTGCTCGTCGGCGTCCTCGTGGGGATCGTCTGGGGACAGCTGCCGCCGTGGTACCTTCTCGCCGGCCTCGCACGCTACGCCTTCGCCGCCGGCGCCGCGGCGCGACGCCGGCGCGGCCTGCCGGTCCACGACCTGCCCGACAGCGCCCGGCGGCGGGTCCTCGCGGTCGTTCAGATGCTCGTGGTGGGTGCCGTGCTCCTGCCCGTCGTCGGGCCGCCGGCGACGTGGGCAGTCGCGACCGCGGCGCTCGTCCCGTTCCTCTGGGGATTCTGGATCGACTGGCGCGCGCTCTGCCGGGGTGCGGACCGATGA
- a CDS encoding FkbM family methyltransferase — MDPRSTAASAARRAFYRLRRLGYGAYYGLARLNYERELLATPKRTAAGEIRTYDPLNRHGRDAALARLAEAAGPDDVVVDAGANVGAYALGLASDPGCRVAAFEPAPETFRRLEANDAATDPVGRVTTYRVGLSDEDGTATFYRSTYPELSSFERFNASRWEAEARDAVEVPVRRLDGLVADGTVPPPDFLKVDVEGHALELLRGARETLTRHRPTAVVEVHPVEGGPGPRTSDREDAVRALFRDRGYAVDADGDLWFCRPDAEI; from the coding sequence ATGGACCCCCGCTCGACGGCTGCGAGCGCCGCTCGCCGAGCGTTTTACCGGCTCCGACGCCTCGGATACGGGGCGTACTACGGGCTCGCCCGGCTGAACTACGAGCGGGAACTCCTCGCGACCCCGAAACGGACGGCAGCGGGCGAGATACGGACGTACGACCCGCTCAACCGCCACGGGCGCGATGCCGCGCTCGCCCGCCTCGCCGAGGCGGCCGGTCCTGACGACGTCGTCGTCGATGCCGGCGCGAACGTCGGCGCCTACGCGCTCGGCCTGGCGAGCGACCCGGGCTGTCGCGTCGCCGCGTTCGAACCCGCCCCGGAGACGTTCCGCCGGCTGGAGGCGAACGACGCGGCCACGGACCCCGTGGGGCGAGTGACTACCTACCGAGTCGGCCTCTCCGACGAGGACGGGACGGCGACGTTCTACCGCTCCACGTACCCCGAACTCTCCTCGTTCGAGCGGTTCAACGCGAGCCGCTGGGAGGCCGAAGCGCGCGACGCCGTCGAGGTGCCAGTTCGCCGCCTCGACGGACTGGTCGCCGACGGCACCGTCCCGCCGCCGGACTTCCTGAAAGTCGACGTGGAGGGCCACGCCCTCGAACTCCTCCGGGGCGCTCGCGAGACGCTGACCCGCCACCGGCCGACCGCGGTCGTCGAGGTACACCCCGTCGAGGGCGGGCCGGGGCCGCGGACGAGCGACCGCGAGGACGCGGTCCGGGCGCTGTTCCGCGATCGCGGGTACGCCGTCGACGCGGACGGCGACCTCTGGTTCTGCCGCCCCGACGCCGAAATTTAA
- a CDS encoding HVO_2922 family protein — protein sequence MSTDRPADGALVDWYTDNIAEPHTSDEAYGYWAFVVGSVLGVIGFALFLLSTTATKGTSAFWTYRSLSFSIGALALPVLMYGFIVVLPLRERATRVAYLGLAVSLLSVIGFLFAYPSSWNVDTGDLSPIIISGYALGIGIEVVAAFLFPAVSDEPAPAAATGPTAAETTAAPPESKATFELYEDRRSEYRWRLRHDNGNVIADGGEGYTDERNAKKGIESVRRNAPGADLERLESPPAAASDAGAATDAPAGEAAHAGDAATGDATEDDAAEDPADALPDPDDSPSDGSTVEIYEDRGGNWRWRLRHDNGNVIADGGEGYASRRALEAAVERLTGRVADADTLEHDPAAFEIYRDNADEWRWRLRHRNGRILADGGEGYASRSNAAEAVDRVRDRVEAKPEFYEDAASEYRWRLKAGNGEIVADSSQGYAAERGAENGFERVREYAPEADTLTFDPLGFVVYVDKAGEYRWRLRHRNGNVVADGGEGYSSKQNAKKGIAAVQRTAADADVVDR from the coding sequence ATGAGTACGGATCGACCCGCTGACGGCGCGCTCGTCGACTGGTACACGGACAACATCGCGGAGCCGCACACCTCCGACGAGGCGTACGGCTACTGGGCGTTCGTCGTCGGGTCGGTGCTGGGGGTGATCGGGTTCGCCCTCTTCCTCCTCTCCACGACGGCGACGAAAGGGACCAGCGCGTTCTGGACGTATCGGTCGCTGTCCTTCTCTATCGGCGCGCTCGCGCTGCCGGTGCTGATGTACGGGTTCATCGTCGTGCTCCCGCTGCGCGAGCGAGCGACGCGAGTGGCGTATCTGGGTCTGGCGGTCAGTCTCCTCTCGGTGATCGGCTTCCTCTTCGCATATCCGAGCAGCTGGAACGTGGACACCGGGGACCTGAGCCCGATCATCATCTCGGGGTACGCGCTCGGCATCGGCATCGAAGTCGTCGCCGCCTTCCTGTTCCCCGCCGTCTCGGACGAACCGGCACCGGCGGCCGCGACCGGCCCTACGGCGGCCGAAACGACCGCGGCGCCCCCCGAGAGCAAGGCGACGTTCGAACTGTACGAGGACCGCAGGAGCGAGTACCGCTGGCGGCTCCGCCACGACAACGGCAACGTGATCGCCGACGGCGGCGAGGGGTACACCGACGAGCGAAACGCGAAGAAGGGCATCGAGAGCGTCCGACGGAACGCGCCGGGCGCGGACCTCGAGCGCCTGGAGTCACCGCCCGCCGCGGCGAGCGACGCTGGCGCCGCGACCGACGCGCCGGCTGGTGAAGCCGCGCACGCCGGCGACGCCGCGACGGGCGACGCGACCGAGGACGACGCCGCCGAGGACCCGGCCGATGCGCTACCGGACCCCGACGACTCGCCGTCCGACGGGTCGACGGTCGAGATCTACGAGGACCGCGGCGGCAACTGGCGCTGGCGGCTCCGCCACGACAACGGGAACGTCATCGCCGACGGCGGCGAGGGCTACGCCTCCCGGCGCGCGCTGGAAGCGGCGGTCGAGCGCCTGACCGGCCGCGTGGCCGACGCCGACACGCTCGAACACGACCCCGCGGCGTTCGAGATCTACCGCGACAACGCCGACGAGTGGCGCTGGCGGCTCCGCCACCGCAACGGCCGGATCCTCGCCGACGGCGGCGAGGGCTACGCCTCCCGGAGCAACGCCGCCGAGGCGGTCGACCGCGTCCGGGACCGGGTCGAGGCCAAGCCCGAGTTCTACGAGGACGCCGCGAGCGAGTACCGCTGGCGGCTGAAAGCCGGGAACGGCGAGATCGTCGCCGACAGCAGCCAGGGGTACGCCGCCGAGCGCGGCGCGGAGAACGGCTTCGAGCGCGTCCGCGAGTACGCGCCCGAGGCCGACACGCTGACCTTCGACCCCCTCGGCTTCGTGGTGTACGTCGATAAGGCGGGCGAGTACCGCTGGCGGCTCCGCCACCGCAACGGCAACGTCGTCGCCGACGGCGGCGAGGGCTACTCGTCGAAGCAGAACGCGAAGAAAGGCATCGCCGCGGTGCAGCGGACCGCGGCCGACGCCGACGTCGTCGATCGATAG
- a CDS encoding NADPH:quinone reductase, with the protein MRAVRYHEHGGRDVLQVDEGVERPKPGRGEVLVAVSAAAVNPVDTYFREGSYEPAELPMVPGSDFAGEVAAVGDGVEEFAEGDRVFGTGLGNDRQGTCAEYAVAPTDRVAPLPDGIGFREAAGVALVGVTAWRALIDHAGLEPAERCLVHGGSGGVGHVAVQIAAAAGACVTTTAAPEYHSGIEALGADDVLDYDRNDLADAVRAAGEPAAILDHRLDDYLQFDADVAAKHARVVGIGGNSPESGFSNTPAARSKELRIHLMSMFNTPDFRAVLDRLATLMARGDLTAEIAGIYDLDEVGEAHRAVVEDSVFGKLVVEP; encoded by the coding sequence ATGCGCGCAGTTCGCTATCACGAGCACGGCGGTCGGGACGTACTGCAGGTCGACGAGGGCGTCGAGCGACCGAAACCGGGCCGGGGAGAAGTGCTCGTCGCGGTGTCGGCCGCGGCGGTCAACCCCGTCGACACCTACTTCCGTGAGGGCTCGTACGAACCCGCCGAACTCCCGATGGTACCGGGATCGGACTTCGCGGGCGAGGTCGCGGCCGTCGGAGACGGCGTCGAGGAGTTCGCGGAGGGCGACCGCGTGTTCGGCACCGGCCTCGGCAACGACCGGCAGGGGACCTGCGCCGAGTACGCCGTCGCGCCGACGGACCGGGTCGCCCCGCTGCCCGACGGTATCGGCTTCCGCGAGGCCGCGGGCGTCGCGCTCGTCGGCGTGACGGCGTGGCGCGCGCTAATCGACCACGCCGGCCTCGAACCGGCCGAGCGCTGCCTCGTCCACGGCGGGAGCGGCGGCGTGGGCCACGTCGCCGTCCAGATCGCCGCTGCGGCGGGCGCGTGCGTGACGACCACCGCCGCGCCGGAGTACCACTCCGGCATCGAAGCGCTCGGCGCGGACGACGTGCTCGACTACGACCGCAACGACCTCGCGGACGCGGTCCGGGCGGCCGGCGAACCGGCCGCGATCCTCGACCACCGCCTCGACGACTACCTGCAGTTCGACGCGGACGTCGCCGCGAAGCACGCCCGCGTGGTCGGCATCGGCGGCAACAGCCCCGAGAGCGGCTTCTCGAACACGCCCGCGGCGCGCTCGAAGGAACTCCGGATCCACCTGATGAGCATGTTCAACACGCCGGACTTCCGCGCCGTGCTGGACCGGCTCGCCACGCTCATGGCGCGGGGCGACCTCACCGCCGAAATCGCCGGGATCTACGACCTCGACGAGGTCGGCGAGGCCCACCGCGCCGTGGTCGAGGACAGCGTGTTCGGCAAGCTCGTCGTCGAGCCCTGA
- a CDS encoding SDR family oxidoreductase, translating to MSVSFDFDGRVAVVTGASGALGSAVVDRFRDAGATVCALDVVAPDEEDAMLDPDDDTHFYEADLTDEDAVESVVESVIDDHGRVDALANIAGTWRGGTPIEETDADEFDFLLDVNLKSAFFASKHLIPHLRESEGAIVSVSARSSLEGGEGDGPYRISKAGIRLLTETVAEENEGDLRANAIMPSVIDTPMNREMMPDADHESWVDPADIADVVAFLCSDGASVTSGAAVPVYGEA from the coding sequence ATGTCCGTGAGCTTCGACTTCGACGGTCGCGTCGCCGTCGTCACCGGCGCGAGCGGCGCGCTGGGCAGCGCTGTCGTCGACCGCTTCCGCGACGCCGGTGCGACCGTCTGCGCGCTCGACGTGGTAGCGCCAGACGAGGAGGACGCGATGCTCGACCCCGACGACGACACCCACTTCTACGAGGCCGACCTGACCGACGAGGACGCCGTCGAGTCGGTCGTCGAATCCGTCATCGACGACCACGGCCGCGTCGACGCGCTAGCCAACATCGCCGGCACCTGGCGCGGCGGCACGCCGATCGAGGAGACCGACGCCGACGAGTTCGACTTCCTGCTGGACGTGAACCTGAAGTCGGCGTTCTTCGCGTCGAAACACCTCATCCCCCACCTCCGCGAGTCGGAGGGCGCGATCGTCAGCGTCAGCGCCCGCTCCTCGCTGGAGGGCGGTGAAGGCGACGGCCCATATCGCATCTCGAAGGCGGGCATCCGCCTGCTCACCGAGACCGTCGCCGAGGAGAACGAGGGGGATCTGCGGGCCAACGCTATCATGCCCAGCGTCATCGACACGCCGATGAACCGCGAGATGATGCCCGACGCCGACCACGAGTCGTGGGTCGACCCCGCGGACATCGCGGACGTCGTCGCGTTCCTCTGCAGCGACGGCGCGAGCGTGACGAGCGGGGCCGCGGTGCCCGTGTACGGCGAAGCCTGA
- a CDS encoding alpha/beta fold hydrolase produces the protein MLPGAGHGPFGNVFDIVAYELAGAGKRVFRVETWESREELEAKSLDELHAEVDAAVDYLRSNGCSTVDLIAKSFGGGVALSHDLDAVDRLLLWAPAVEVGVDAAAANDPGEEVGESEDVLIGIEDLDVDVLVRILVGDEDRGVSVDDCRRIADAVGDGDMTVIPGENHSFNENRTAVVEHTLRYLSS, from the coding sequence ATGCTCCCGGGCGCGGGTCACGGTCCGTTCGGCAACGTCTTCGACATCGTCGCGTACGAACTCGCCGGGGCCGGAAAGCGGGTCTTCCGGGTCGAGACCTGGGAGTCCCGCGAGGAACTGGAGGCGAAGTCCCTCGACGAGTTGCACGCGGAGGTCGACGCTGCCGTCGACTACCTCCGGTCGAACGGCTGTTCGACGGTCGACCTGATCGCGAAGAGCTTCGGGGGCGGCGTCGCGCTGAGCCACGACCTCGACGCGGTGGACCGGCTGCTCTTGTGGGCTCCCGCCGTCGAGGTCGGCGTCGATGCGGCCGCCGCGAACGATCCCGGAGAAGAGGTCGGCGAGAGCGAGGACGTCCTGATCGGTATCGAGGACCTCGACGTCGACGTTCTCGTCCGGATACTGGTCGGCGACGAGGACCGCGGCGTCTCGGTCGACGACTGCCGGCGGATCGCCGACGCGGTCGGGGACGGCGACATGACGGTGATCCCGGGCGAGAACCACTCGTTCAACGAGAACCGCACGGCCGTGGTCGAGCACACGCTGCGCTACCTGTCGTCGTAG
- a CDS encoding sodium-dependent transporter — protein MAEREVWGTRIGFILAAVGSAVGLGNIWQFPFKTATFGGAAFLVVYLLAAVAIGLPAMLAEFVIGRRSNLNVVSAFRGLGYRKWRFVGVLGLLTGFWILSYYSVVGGWVIRYLLGSVTGAYFGDPAGYFGTISSGMVTVGFHAAFMAITVGIVAFGIEDGIEKATKVMVPSIVVLLLGLAAWAATLPGGAEGYQFFLSPDLSDIAENWRDIVPFAVGQAFFSLSLGMGAMITYSSYLGADDNLGQDSLSIVVFNTFVGVLAGLVVFPLLFAQGVEPGEGGAGAVFISVAQAFSELPAGRFLGVVFFGVVLIAALSSAISLLEVVTSYVVDNYDVSRPVTATGLGLVLFLLGVPSALDIAVFTWFDAVAYGALLPLSVLLVLVFVGWVLADEALDELQKGTAGIPTLGPVWLWTVRVVVLVAVLGTLVLGVQGLADDPGILPPI, from the coding sequence ATGGCAGAACGAGAAGTATGGGGCACCCGGATCGGGTTCATCCTGGCGGCGGTCGGCAGCGCCGTCGGGCTGGGCAACATCTGGCAGTTCCCCTTCAAGACGGCAACGTTCGGCGGGGCGGCGTTCCTCGTCGTGTACCTGCTCGCTGCGGTCGCCATCGGCCTCCCGGCGATGCTCGCGGAGTTCGTCATCGGCCGGCGGTCGAACCTGAACGTCGTGAGCGCGTTCCGCGGGTTAGGGTACCGGAAGTGGCGGTTCGTTGGCGTCCTCGGCCTGTTGACGGGGTTCTGGATCCTCTCGTACTACTCGGTCGTCGGCGGCTGGGTGATCCGCTATCTCCTCGGGAGCGTGACGGGCGCGTACTTCGGCGACCCCGCCGGGTACTTCGGGACGATCAGCTCCGGGATGGTGACGGTCGGTTTCCACGCCGCCTTCATGGCGATCACCGTCGGGATCGTCGCGTTCGGCATCGAGGACGGTATCGAGAAGGCGACGAAAGTGATGGTACCGAGCATCGTCGTCCTGCTGCTCGGCCTCGCGGCGTGGGCGGCGACGCTGCCGGGCGGCGCCGAGGGCTACCAGTTCTTCCTCTCGCCGGACCTGAGCGACATCGCCGAGAACTGGCGCGACATCGTCCCGTTCGCGGTGGGTCAGGCGTTCTTCTCGCTGTCGCTCGGGATGGGCGCGATGATCACCTACTCCTCGTACCTCGGCGCCGACGACAACCTCGGACAGGACAGCCTCTCGATCGTCGTGTTCAACACGTTTGTCGGCGTCCTCGCGGGCCTCGTCGTGTTCCCGCTGCTGTTCGCGCAGGGGGTCGAACCCGGCGAGGGCGGCGCCGGGGCAGTGTTCATCAGTGTCGCGCAGGCGTTCTCGGAGTTGCCGGCCGGCCGGTTCCTCGGCGTCGTCTTCTTCGGCGTCGTGCTCATCGCCGCGCTCTCCTCGGCGATCAGCCTGCTGGAGGTCGTCACGTCCTACGTCGTCGACAACTACGACGTCTCGCGGCCGGTGACGGCGACCGGTCTCGGCCTGGTGCTGTTCCTCCTCGGCGTCCCGTCGGCGCTTGACATCGCGGTGTTCACCTGGTTCGACGCGGTGGCGTACGGCGCTCTGCTACCGCTGTCCGTCCTCCTCGTCCTCGTGTTCGTCGGGTGGGTTCTGGCGGACGAGGCGCTCGACGAACTCCAGAAGGGAACGGCCGGCATCCCGACGCTCGGTCCCGTCTGGCTGTGGACGGTGCGCGTCGTCGTGCTCGTCGCCGTGCTGGGGACGCTCGTGCTCGGCGTGCAGGGGCTCGCGGACGACCCGGGCATCCTCCCGCCGATCTGA
- a CDS encoding sodium-dependent transporter — MTRESWTTRTGFILAAVGSAVGLGNVWRFPWMTAENGGSAFLVLYLGLVLFVGVPGLVAEFVIGRRSRRNPVGALSTLSESDRWGIVGLLPVVTTVFLLSFYSVVGGWILRYFVASATGAYFDAPGAYFDAVAFGPSAVAYHVVFLLLTAAIVVAGVRRGIEAATKVMMPAIVVLLVGLAAWGTTLSGSGDGLTYFLSFDAAYLRNNFFDVLGAATGQALFTLSVGAGTMITYASYIGEDRSLPADSAVIAVFNTSVGVVAGLVVFPLLFAQGLPVGESGPGALFVSLASAFSTLPAGRLVAVVFFGVMTLAALSSSISMLELPVAYLVDEHGFGRRRATAAMSSAFLVFGTVNALRPAIFDFVASTLVDLLLSLGLLCFLLFAGWVLGTEAVEEFRNGAGPLGRSLGSPWLYVVGVALPVFLIFTVVTGILGAVNVSLGSTVVVALTAVLAAAAFVALRRSRSVL, encoded by the coding sequence GTGACACGCGAATCCTGGACGACGCGGACGGGCTTCATCCTCGCCGCCGTCGGGAGCGCCGTCGGCCTGGGGAACGTCTGGCGGTTCCCCTGGATGACGGCCGAGAACGGCGGAAGCGCCTTTCTGGTGCTTTACCTCGGACTGGTCCTGTTCGTCGGCGTCCCCGGTCTGGTCGCTGAGTTCGTCATCGGTCGACGCTCCAGACGAAACCCCGTCGGCGCGCTCTCCACGCTCTCGGAGTCGGATCGGTGGGGGATCGTCGGCCTCCTCCCGGTCGTCACGACGGTGTTTCTGCTCTCGTTCTACAGCGTCGTCGGGGGCTGGATCCTCCGGTACTTCGTCGCCAGCGCGACCGGCGCGTACTTCGACGCTCCCGGCGCGTACTTCGACGCCGTCGCCTTCGGCCCGTCGGCCGTCGCCTACCACGTCGTGTTCCTGCTGCTGACGGCGGCCATCGTCGTCGCGGGCGTCCGGCGCGGCATCGAGGCGGCGACGAAGGTGATGATGCCCGCCATCGTCGTGCTCCTGGTCGGCCTGGCGGCGTGGGGGACGACCCTGTCCGGGTCGGGCGACGGCCTGACCTACTTCCTCTCGTTCGACGCCGCGTACCTGCGGAACAACTTCTTCGACGTGCTTGGGGCTGCCACCGGGCAAGCGCTTTTCACCCTCTCGGTCGGCGCGGGGACGATGATCACCTACGCCTCCTACATCGGCGAGGACCGGTCGCTCCCGGCCGACAGCGCGGTCATCGCCGTGTTCAACACGAGCGTCGGCGTCGTGGCCGGCCTCGTCGTCTTCCCGCTGCTGTTCGCGCAGGGCCTCCCCGTCGGCGAGAGCGGCCCCGGCGCGCTGTTCGTCAGCCTCGCGAGCGCCTTCTCGACGCTGCCGGCGGGCCGCCTCGTCGCCGTCGTCTTCTTCGGCGTGATGACGCTCGCGGCGCTGTCGAGTTCGATCAGCATGCTGGAACTGCCCGTCGCCTACCTCGTGGACGAACACGGGTTCGGGCGGCGGCGGGCGACCGCCGCGATGTCGTCCGCGTTCCTCGTGTTCGGGACCGTCAACGCGCTCCGCCCGGCGATCTTCGACTTCGTCGCCTCAACGCTCGTCGACCTGCTCCTGTCGCTCGGCCTGCTCTGTTTCCTGCTGTTCGCCGGGTGGGTGCTGGGGACGGAGGCGGTAGAGGAGTTCCGGAACGGCGCGGGGCCGCTCGGGCGCTCGCTCGGGTCGCCGTGGCTGTACGTGGTCGGCGTCGCGCTCCCCGTCTTCCTCATCTTCACCGTCGTCACCGGGATCCTCGGCGCCGTGAACGTCTCGCTGGGGTCGACGGTGGTCGTCGCCCTGACCGCCGTTCTGGCGGCCGCGGCGTTCGTCGCCCTGCGCCGGTCTCGATCCGTGCTGTAG